From the Mya arenaria isolate MELC-2E11 chromosome 17, ASM2691426v1 genome, the window tgaatcatttaaaaacatgaacactATTCCTTTTTTGTGAACTAAAGAGATCACTTTACTCTACTTTTTGATTTCAAGCGTCTGAcagccccgggcagccccaggcgttttataatattttgactcGGGCTGGATACATGGCTTCTAgtatatgaaaaatgaaaaaaaatcattcacaataattcgcttgcaaaatactctttaaatgacacaaaatactaaaatgaatactttttccacatttacactattctttgagtgtgaactaaaaacatcactttacttcTCTTTTCTGTTTTCATTCTGGCAGCCCCAGCAGCCACAAGCAGCCCCAGGCAGCCCCGggcgttttatggtattttcACTCGTGCAGGATACATGGTTTCTAGTATATGAAACGTTCGAATAATTACAAGTTGAATGacttaacaacacggaaaattcagaatttcatgttttcaaagccgaaaaaaacgaaaaaagatcattcacaacagttcgtttgcaaagcactctttaaatgacgcaaacatactcaaatgaatactttttcaacatttacactatttttttgtgtgaactaaaagcatcactttactccacttttcgactttagttttctagcagcctggaacagcccagggcagcctcaagcgtacaacgatatttttacacgggctggatacaaggctttaactatgtgtaacgttcggatgattctaagtttaatgactttaaagcaaagataagatgtaaaatgttacagaacactaattatttaacgtaatcttgctacaattttactcgatttttatcgctctgctaagacgaaatcgtgcgaagtttcccgtcgttttggttaaaaaaagcgcgtcttcaaattcaaaacacttcattttgccatttaagctgtaatttagtttccccttaccacactacgcatcagagcgttatatgctgaatattgtcttttctaacaacacggaaaattcagaatttcatgtttttaaagccgaaaaaaaaaaaaaacattcacaacagttcgtttgcaaagcactctttaaatgacgcaaacaggcgcgtagctgcctttACGCCAAGACGCCCGGGCGTGCACATTATTTTCACGAGtttacttttattgaataaataaaagtatttttttttaataatttaaacgaAAAAAGTGTGTAATACTTAAAGTAAAACGGCACATCAGGTCAATTACACGCCACTCTGGGTGACCCAGTCGATAACTGTGTCATACTATGACGTCACAACTAGTATGTCATCCACTACATATGAAAGTGAcgtcaatgtatttttaatattttattaattcatggCGGTCGTCCTCGGGctgttgtaaaaaatgaaaaaaacaaaacctatGACACTGGACAAAATGTTCAAGCGGATGTTTGAAACCGCGACAGCGACTGCGTGCCCAGAAGCAACCGGCACGGCACCTTCGGAGCATGCAAACAGCATGGACCTAGATCTATCTGCCACAGAATCTGACAGCACCAAACCTGGACAGGCTCAGCCAGTTAAGTCTACCCACAGTGGTCCTTCATATCCTGATATAGCTACTGCGGCAAGTGGAGAACTTGAAGCAAAGTGGAAATGGTCGATATTGAAAGACACATGGACTGACTGCCATATGTTCAACTTTCCCTCAAGGTAGGTTGTGTTGTcttttgaatgcaaaaaaatacaattaagtgACACGCAGATTTAAAAATCCCCAACTCaagtaaaaatttaaaatgcaaatttccagtttattttcaattatacttCATTGCAACATGGCATGCTTGTGTAAAACGTTGTTTAACATTTGAGCATACACAATTTCATTGAAGTGTTGTGGGTAAAAACCGAGAAATCTGCCTTTGAATTTATCACTCTAATTTGAGATTTTCCTaagaagctttatgaatacgcCCCCAGTCTGACAGACCTTTAAATCTCGATCACGTCGTCGATATTAGTTAAGTatgtaacatatatgtttaGTCATGCTTTTTACCCTTAGCCGGGCGGCTACGAaaattgtcgtctgctaaaAATATCGTCtacttcaattttaaatatcgtccgattttcttcaaatttggtATACCCTTTTTctagtattaaaaaaaacttggatCCAGATGAgatactcggcgtctggtctggatTCAAGCTGTTTGAGTAAGCATGAATAGTCGCGAATAGCAGGTACAGGGTTAGGTAAACAAAATAGTGTAGACCCTAgttgcattatattttaaacatttataggtTATGGTAGTTGCATCAAAAAAGAGCTTTGgtaaatttataatacaatttaccGGACACTTCTTGGTGAAAACTGTTCCTTGATAGAAGTCAGAACCAGATCAACTAATACAtcttttgttttctcttttgtaGAAGCATCCATGGGAAAATGAGAAAGCTGTCATCAAGCTGGTTGACAGACCACCCCTGGCTCAGATACTCGATTTCTACAGATGCCTTATTCTGCGCCCCCTGTTTCGTATTTGGACGGAAAGATGCGAAGGAGAAAACTTTCATCAGTACACCAGTGAAGGATTGGTCCAACCTAGCCAAGTACGTCAAGAGGCACGAATTAGCAGAGTCAAACCATCACAATGTTACAGCTATGGCGGAACATTTTCTTGATATACAATCAGGTAAGATGGAACCCATCACAAGTTCTGTATCGGACAGTCACAGACGCCTAGTGGAGCAGAACCGCCATATTCTCAGGAAAATTATAGAAGTAATCGTCCTTTGTGGTAAGCAAAATATCGCTATCAGAGGTAATACAGAAGAACGAAGCAATTTTTTAGCCATACTGCATTCAAAGGCAGCAGATGACCCTATCCTAGCACAGCATCTAAATGTTCCAGAAAATCGTAGGGCAACATACACATCGCCCGACATACAGAATGAACTGATCTGTTTGTGTGCTGAGCAGATACAGATCGAAATTGTGCAGGCATGCAATGATGCAGTCTGTTTCGCTCTTATAGCCGATGAGTCGACCGACAAGTCAACAAAAGAACAGGTGTCCGTGTGTCTGCGATTTGTCCAACGTGGAAGCGGTTCCCAGCAATTTAGAGTCCGTGAAGATTTTCTTGGATTTGTTCAAGCAAGTAGAACAACTGGCGAGGTACTTGCAGAACTACTCTTGACCTCTCTTGAAAATCATGGAATCGAAGTAGATAAGATGCGGTCTCAGGCTTATGATGGTGCCGCAAATATGTCTGGAAAGCACAGGGGCGTACAGGCACGAATTCGTCAACGGGTGCCGTCTGCGCTGTATGTACACTGTAGAGCCCACTGCCTCAACCTAGCAGTTATGCATAGCAGCAAGGACCCATGCATAAGGTCAGTGATGACAACTGTGCAAGAGGTAGGGTTTGCATTTGATTATTCGGCCAAAAGACTAAACTTCTTTGTTGATGAACTTGCTGCTGACCAAGACGCACAGGAAAAGCTGAAGAAACGCACCAAACTGAGAACTCAGTGTGAAACTAGGTGGACTAGCCGAGCCGATGCCCTCTCAACGTTCAAGTCAGCATACAGCGTTGTTGTTCATGCCCTTGAACAGCTACAGGAGGATGGTGATGACAAGGCAGGCCAACACTTGGCGTCGATCATGAAGTTTGACTTCATAATCGGACTGGTCGTTGCTGAGCACGTTATGCAAAGTACAGTTCCGTTGTCTTATCTTCTTCAGGCAGTCGACTGCGATTTGCTTGAGGCAACGCGAGAAAGTCAAACCCTCATCCGCCAGTTTCAAAACGAAAGGGCAGACCCTAATGTCTGGGAAGCATTGTTTCAGAGCGCTAAAGATATTGCAGCAGAATTTGAGATTGAACCTTCAATGCCCCGTCTTGCTCAACGCCAACGAAACCGGGCAAACCCACCGGCCAATGATCCACAACAGTATTGGCAGCGAGCTCTCTACTTCC encodes:
- the LOC128223574 gene encoding zinc finger MYM-type protein 1-like: MFKRMFETATATACPEATGTAPSEHANSMDLDLSATESDSTKPGQAQPVKSTHSGPSYPDIATAASGELEAKWKWSILKDTWTDCHMFNFPSRSIHGKMRKLSSSWLTDHPWLRYSISTDALFCAPCFVFGRKDAKEKTFISTPVKDWSNLAKYVKRHELAESNHHNVTAMAEHFLDIQSGKMEPITSSVSDSHRRLVEQNRHILRKIIEVIVLCGKQNIAIRGNTEERSNFLAILHSKAADDPILAQHLNVPENRRATYTSPDIQNELICLCAEQIQIEIVQACNDAVCFALIADESTDKSTKEQVSVCLRFVQRGSGSQQFRVREDFLGFVQASRTTGEVLAELLLTSLENHGIEVDKMRSQAYDGAANMSGKHRGVQARIRQRVPSALYVHCRAHCLNLAVMHSSKDPCIRSVMTTVQEVGFAFDYSAKRLNFFVDELAADQDAQEKLKKRTKLRTQCETRWTSRADALSTFKSAYSVVVHALEQLQEDGDDKAGQHLASIMKFDFIIGLVVAEHVMQSTVPLSYLLQAVDCDLLEATRESQTLIRQFQNERADPNVWEALFQSAKDIAAEFEIEPSMPRLAQRQRNRANPPANDPQQYWQRALYFPFLDHLCQELSDRLIVAEERFRAQYLIPSKLNLCTDGMVDLIFAGYSMDLPQGNQSFHNEVRRWKARWQLMDENDKPSTLGETVASTNPDLYKGVYTVLTILLTMPASSATAERSFSVMRRVKTYLRSTMRTERMTGLALMHVYRDVNIDIDQVVSKFAGSKSRRLDFV